From Natronincola ferrireducens, the proteins below share one genomic window:
- a CDS encoding heavy-metal-associated domain-containing protein has translation MKKKIAIEGMSCGHCVAHVEKALKELQEVVNVQVDLPGKNAVVELKSEVGDEVLSQIIDDAGYDVVSIEDL, from the coding sequence ATGAAAAAGAAGATTGCCATTGAAGGTATGAGCTGCGGCCATTGTGTTGCCCATGTGGAAAAGGCTTTAAAGGAGCTACAAGAGGTGGTTAATGTTCAAGTAGATCTTCCAGGAAAGAATGCTGTAGTAGAATTGAAATCAGAGGTAGGGGATGAAGTGCTTTCTCAGATAATTGACGATGCTGGTTATGATGTAGTGTCAATAGAGGATTTATAA
- the hemB gene encoding porphobilinogen synthase translates to MEDFRRSRRLRSNAAIRSLVRETNLNISDFIYPMFVVPGENIKREIPNLPDQYHYSVDQLKEAVGEVVDLGIQGIILFGLPEEKDEIASGAYAMEGIVQRAVREVKSHYPELMVITDVCLCQYTSHGHCGLVEDGTVLNDESIEKLGATALSHAMAGADMVAPSDMMDGRVAKIREILDKNKFNHIPIMSYSVKYASAFYGPFRSAANCAPKFGDRKTYQMDPGNRMEALRQVEIDIAEGADIIMVKPALVYLDVIREIKDSFSMPLAAYHVSGEYAMIKLAAKHGLLKEEDSMIEALTAIKRAGADMILTYFAKDMAKWIRRNQ, encoded by the coding sequence TTGGAGGATTTTAGAAGATCTAGAAGGTTAAGAAGCAATGCCGCCATAAGAAGTCTCGTTAGGGAGACAAATTTAAATATTTCAGATTTTATTTATCCTATGTTTGTTGTACCAGGAGAAAACATAAAAAGAGAAATTCCTAACCTGCCGGACCAATACCACTACTCTGTTGACCAGTTAAAGGAGGCAGTGGGTGAGGTTGTGGACTTAGGGATTCAAGGGATTATCCTGTTTGGACTGCCGGAGGAAAAGGATGAAATAGCCTCTGGGGCCTATGCCATGGAGGGTATTGTCCAGAGGGCTGTCAGGGAAGTAAAAAGTCACTATCCTGAACTTATGGTGATTACAGATGTCTGTTTATGTCAATACACCAGCCACGGACACTGTGGCCTTGTGGAGGACGGGACTGTTCTTAATGATGAAAGCATTGAAAAGTTAGGAGCCACAGCTTTATCCCATGCTATGGCTGGGGCTGATATGGTGGCCCCCTCTGACATGATGGATGGAAGAGTGGCAAAAATTCGAGAAATATTAGATAAAAATAAATTCAATCATATACCGATTATGAGCTACAGCGTTAAATATGCCTCAGCCTTTTACGGTCCCTTTAGAAGTGCTGCCAATTGTGCCCCCAAATTTGGAGACAGAAAAACCTACCAAATGGACCCCGGCAATAGAATGGAGGCCTTGAGACAGGTGGAGATAGATATAGCAGAAGGTGCAGATATTATCATGGTGAAGCCAGCCCTTGTTTATTTAGATGTTATAAGGGAAATAAAAGACAGTTTTTCTATGCCCTTGGCAGCCTACCACGTCAGTGGAGAATATGCCATGATTAAACTGGCGGCAAAGCATGGACTGTTAAAGGAAGAAGATAGTATGATCGAGGCCTTAACCGCCATAAAGCGGGCTGGAGCCGATATGATTTTGACCTATTTTGCTAAGGATATGGCAAAATGGATAAGGAGGAATCAATAA
- a CDS encoding acetyl-CoA hydrolase/transferase family protein: MLKDRIKKEELLNRVMSPQEAAVFIKDGMTVATSGFTPAGYPKAVPKALAERIKAKEEPFKINLYTGASVGDELDGELARAKAIGKRLPYQTQKDCRRGINQGNIHYVDMHLSHVSDFVRYGFLGNIDVAIVEAVAITEEGFIIPSTSLGNTPVFVETADIIIVEINTHHPLELWGIHDVYQPEKPPFRKPIPILKATDRIGDAFIRVDSKKIKAIVMTDIPDSIASFSEIDKASEKMAEHLIDFFHLEVNKKRLPQNLFPLQSGVGSVANAVLAGLVKSNFYDLVIYSEVIQDAVLDLIDNGTVKFASGSSLTLSPKGIERFYNNINYYKEKILLRPQEISNSPEVIRRLGVISMNTAIEIDIYGHVNSTNIMGTNMMNGIGGSGDFTRNAFISIFTTPSIAKEGDISSIVPFVSHCDHSEHDVQVVVTEQGIADLRGLSPKEKAKTIINNCAHPDYRHELLEYYNKGPNGHIKHQLNEALSWHMRYLQKKTMKR, translated from the coding sequence ATGTTAAAAGATAGAATAAAAAAAGAAGAACTTCTTAATAGAGTCATGTCACCCCAGGAGGCAGCTGTATTTATTAAGGATGGTATGACAGTTGCTACCAGTGGCTTTACACCAGCAGGCTATCCCAAGGCAGTACCAAAAGCATTGGCAGAAAGAATCAAGGCTAAAGAGGAGCCTTTTAAAATTAACCTTTATACCGGTGCTTCTGTAGGAGATGAACTGGATGGAGAATTGGCAAGGGCAAAGGCTATCGGTAAAAGACTTCCCTATCAAACCCAAAAGGATTGTAGAAGGGGTATTAATCAAGGAAATATTCATTATGTCGATATGCATTTAAGTCATGTATCGGATTTTGTTAGGTATGGATTTTTAGGTAATATTGATGTTGCTATCGTTGAGGCAGTAGCTATTACTGAAGAGGGTTTTATCATTCCCTCCACCTCCTTAGGTAATACACCTGTTTTTGTGGAGACGGCAGATATAATTATTGTGGAGATCAATACCCATCATCCCTTAGAACTCTGGGGAATTCATGATGTTTATCAGCCAGAAAAACCTCCCTTTAGAAAACCTATTCCTATATTAAAGGCTACTGACCGAATTGGGGATGCTTTTATAAGGGTTGATAGTAAAAAAATTAAAGCCATCGTAATGACAGATATTCCAGATAGTATTGCTTCCTTTAGTGAAATTGATAAAGCTAGTGAGAAAATGGCAGAACATTTAATTGATTTTTTTCATTTAGAGGTAAATAAAAAAAGACTGCCCCAAAACTTATTTCCTCTTCAGTCGGGGGTAGGCTCAGTAGCTAATGCTGTATTGGCAGGATTGGTTAAATCAAACTTTTATGATCTTGTGATTTACTCTGAGGTAATTCAAGATGCAGTTTTGGACTTAATAGACAATGGTACTGTAAAATTTGCCTCCGGGTCTTCCTTAACCTTATCTCCAAAAGGAATAGAACGATTTTATAACAATATTAACTATTATAAGGAGAAGATTTTGCTTAGACCCCAAGAAATCAGCAATAGTCCTGAGGTAATTCGAAGATTAGGGGTTATCAGCATGAATACAGCAATTGAGATAGATATCTATGGTCATGTGAATTCCACCAATATTATGGGAACAAATATGATGAACGGTATTGGTGGTTCTGGGGATTTTACTAGAAATGCCTTCATTTCTATCTTTACCACTCCATCCATTGCTAAAGAAGGTGATATTTCTTCCATTGTTCCCTTTGTATCCCATTGTGACCATTCGGAGCATGATGTTCAGGTGGTGGTTACAGAACAGGGTATTGCTGATTTAAGAGGGTTATCTCCAAAGGAAAAGGCAAAAACCATCATCAATAACTGTGCCCATCCTGATTATCGTCATGAGTTGCTAGAATACTATAATAAGGGACCCAATGGTCATATAAAGCATCAACTAAATGAAGCCCTTTCTTGGCATATGCGCTATCTACAGAAAAAAACTATGAAAAGGTAA
- the hemC gene encoding hydroxymethylbilane synthase, whose translation MRTIKIGSRASELALTQAEIIIGMLKERFPQYQYEIIKIKTIGDKILDKTLSKIGGKGLFVKEIQTALLEEEIDLAVHSMKDMPAESPEELILGAITKREDPRDVLVIKDNRTLEELPQGALIGTSSLRRKVQLLRLRQDLQLKDIRGNVGTRLKKIETEGLDAVILAAAGLKRLGYDEETFYYLDIDNFTPAVGQGALGCEIRKNDKELHRMLQEINDEETYHCVMGERQFLKLLEGGCHVPIGAYGKKVEEELWITGMVASLDGQQVLRHTEKGEFHNFLEIGSRLAEEMMALGAKELL comes from the coding sequence ATGCGAACAATTAAAATAGGCTCTAGGGCCAGTGAATTAGCCTTAACCCAAGCAGAAATCATTATAGGAATGCTGAAGGAAAGGTTTCCCCAATATCAATATGAAATTATTAAAATCAAAACGATTGGGGATAAAATTTTAGATAAAACCTTAAGCAAAATTGGTGGTAAAGGACTGTTTGTCAAGGAAATACAAACAGCCCTATTAGAAGAAGAGATTGATTTGGCTGTCCATAGTATGAAGGACATGCCGGCAGAATCTCCTGAGGAATTGATTCTAGGTGCTATAACCAAAAGAGAAGATCCTAGGGATGTGTTGGTAATCAAGGACAATAGAACCTTAGAGGAGCTACCCCAAGGGGCCCTGATCGGCACCAGTAGCCTTCGGAGAAAGGTTCAGCTATTAAGGCTGCGACAGGACCTACAATTAAAGGACATAAGAGGAAACGTAGGAACACGACTGAAAAAAATTGAAACCGAGGGCTTAGATGCTGTTATTTTAGCAGCGGCAGGATTAAAGAGATTGGGATATGATGAAGAAACCTTTTATTACTTAGATATAGATAACTTTACCCCTGCTGTAGGCCAAGGTGCACTGGGCTGTGAAATTAGAAAAAATGATAAAGAGCTGCACCGGATGCTACAGGAGATAAATGATGAAGAAACCTACCACTGTGTTATGGGAGAACGACAATTTTTAAAGCTGCTGGAGGGAGGATGCCATGTTCCCATAGGGGCTTATGGAAAAAAAGTAGAGGAGGAGCTGTGGATTACAGGTATGGTGGCTTCTTTAGATGGTCAACAAGTTCTCCGTCATACAGAAAAGGGAGAATTTCATAACTTTTTGGAAATAGGAAGCCGATTGGCAGAGGAAATGATGGCTTTGGGAGCTAAGGAGCTTTTGTAA
- the cobA gene encoding uroporphyrinogen-III C-methyltransferase, producing the protein MKKPYVYLVGAGPGDEDLITVKALRAIKKAEVILYDRLANANLLSHRRLDAEIIDVGKAPDHHAYTQEEINGLLVKKAKEGKIITRLKGGDPFVFGRGGEEALALHQEGIPFEIIPGITSAIAVPSYSGIPVTHRHVSTSFHVITGHEDPKKEASTVNYEALAKLEGTLVFLMGVGHLKEITDRLMAYGKDKNTPAALIHRGTTARQRTVTGTLENIVEVAEKNNIKSPSIIIIGKVVGLREELNWFEGLPLQGKRILVTRTRQQASNLSQRLKELGGEVIELPTIQIEPPLSFKEIDKHLQNLHQYQHIIFTSVNGVKGFFERLRNLKIDIRTTGIAKIAAIGTATQEALENRGLMVDTLPDVFTAEGILEAVEGKIAKGDRVLLPRADIARRALTQGLREMGAIVDEIDIYRTTIPTCRRQDLMEILETPLDYITFTSASTAKNFIKILGEENKDKINNSKIAVIGPITGKTVKELGLSVAVEAKEYTIQGLVDAIREG; encoded by the coding sequence GTGAAGAAACCCTATGTTTATTTAGTAGGAGCTGGCCCCGGAGATGAGGATTTAATCACAGTGAAGGCCTTAAGGGCTATTAAGAAGGCAGAGGTTATTTTATATGATCGATTGGCTAATGCCAACCTTTTGAGCCATAGAAGATTAGATGCTGAAATCATCGATGTAGGGAAGGCTCCAGATCACCATGCCTATACCCAGGAGGAGATTAATGGCCTGCTGGTTAAAAAGGCAAAAGAAGGAAAGATTATTACTCGGTTAAAGGGAGGGGATCCCTTTGTTTTTGGAAGGGGAGGAGAAGAGGCCTTAGCCCTTCACCAGGAAGGAATTCCCTTTGAAATTATCCCGGGAATTACATCTGCCATTGCAGTCCCAAGCTATAGTGGGATTCCTGTAACCCATCGACATGTTAGTACCTCCTTTCATGTCATCACAGGCCATGAGGACCCTAAAAAAGAAGCCTCCACCGTCAATTATGAGGCTCTAGCAAAGCTGGAGGGAACCTTGGTCTTTTTAATGGGAGTAGGACATTTAAAGGAAATTACCGACAGGCTAATGGCCTATGGAAAGGATAAGAATACCCCTGCAGCCCTAATCCATAGGGGAACCACCGCTAGGCAAAGGACCGTCACCGGTACCCTAGAAAACATTGTAGAGGTGGCAGAGAAAAACAATATAAAATCCCCCTCCATCATCATCATTGGAAAAGTAGTGGGACTGAGGGAGGAATTAAACTGGTTTGAAGGTCTACCCCTTCAAGGAAAAAGAATATTAGTGACAAGAACAAGACAGCAGGCCAGTAACTTATCCCAAAGGCTAAAGGAGTTGGGGGGAGAGGTAATAGAGCTTCCCACCATACAAATAGAACCTCCCTTAAGCTTTAAAGAAATTGATAAGCATTTACAAAACCTTCATCAATATCAACATATTATTTTTACCAGCGTCAATGGTGTAAAGGGGTTTTTTGAAAGATTAAGGAACTTAAAAATAGACATTCGAACCACTGGTATAGCTAAGATAGCAGCCATCGGAACCGCAACACAGGAGGCCCTAGAGAATAGAGGGTTGATGGTGGATACCCTTCCAGATGTTTTCACTGCGGAAGGAATTCTAGAAGCTGTGGAGGGAAAGATTGCAAAGGGCGACAGGGTTCTGCTACCTAGGGCAGATATAGCTAGAAGAGCTTTGACCCAAGGTTTAAGGGAAATGGGGGCAATTGTTGATGAGATCGACATTTATAGGACCACGATTCCCACCTGTAGAAGACAAGACTTAATGGAGATACTAGAAACCCCCTTAGATTATATCACCTTCACAAGTGCATCAACGGCAAAAAACTTTATAAAGATCCTAGGGGAAGAAAATAAAGATAAGATTAACAATAGCAAAATAGCAGTTATTGGTCCTATTACAGGAAAAACAGTAAAGGAACTAGGTTTATCCGTTGCTGTGGAAGCAAAGGAATATACGATACAGGGATTAGTTGATGCTATAAGGGAGGGATAG
- the hemA gene encoding glutamyl-tRNA reductase translates to MKVVVFGITHKNSTITLREKVAFSKSMLQKAYNIMKEDPFIKEGVILSTCNRSEIISVVEDTNLAEKWFKNFYTDFFQLKQEELEGHYVFKRKKEAVTYLYEVCCGLDSLVLGEDQILGQVKEAHHRAMEVKGCGKVLNKLFLDAITTAKEVKTKTNISENPLSISYIAVKQVEKQLKGLIDKKVLVIGFGKMSRLAVEHLIDRGVERIYICNRRRETIEALSNKHSHIQHIDFNRKYDVLKEVDIVITATGAPHYIYHKEEFEVRYDQGRELCIVDIALPRDIDPAIGEIEGIRLFHIDQLKEIADENLASRQNLIKEVRQYIEVAIDSYEDWYQCLPIYPKIEAIKNYSQRLTDEELEKMFKKLSHIPEKDRETIEIIVRSLVKKMWRKPILQLKDAGVKGKGEEMASFVDEFLGL, encoded by the coding sequence ATGAAGGTAGTTGTATTTGGTATTACCCATAAAAATTCTACTATAACCCTTCGGGAAAAGGTTGCATTTTCCAAGTCGATGCTACAGAAGGCCTATAATATTATGAAGGAGGACCCCTTTATAAAAGAAGGGGTTATCCTATCCACCTGTAATCGCAGTGAAATCATTAGTGTGGTAGAGGATACAAATCTAGCAGAAAAATGGTTTAAGAATTTTTACACAGATTTTTTTCAATTGAAGCAAGAAGAACTGGAAGGACATTATGTATTTAAAAGGAAAAAGGAAGCTGTAACCTACTTATACGAAGTCTGTTGTGGTTTGGACTCCTTGGTTTTAGGAGAAGATCAAATATTGGGACAGGTGAAAGAAGCCCATCATAGGGCAATGGAGGTTAAAGGCTGCGGTAAGGTGCTAAACAAACTATTTTTAGATGCTATTACCACAGCTAAAGAAGTCAAAACCAAAACCAATATTTCTGAAAACCCTCTATCTATTAGCTATATAGCCGTAAAGCAAGTTGAGAAACAACTAAAAGGCTTAATAGACAAAAAGGTATTAGTCATTGGCTTTGGGAAAATGAGTAGACTGGCGGTGGAGCATCTAATCGATAGAGGTGTTGAAAGGATTTATATTTGCAACAGAAGAAGGGAAACCATAGAGGCTCTTAGCAACAAACATAGTCATATTCAACACATTGATTTCAATAGGAAATATGATGTGTTAAAGGAAGTAGACATCGTTATTACAGCTACAGGTGCACCCCACTATATTTACCACAAGGAAGAATTTGAAGTCCGGTATGATCAGGGGAGAGAACTGTGTATTGTAGATATTGCTTTGCCGAGGGATATCGATCCTGCCATTGGAGAAATAGAAGGGATAAGACTATTCCATATAGACCAATTAAAGGAAATTGCTGATGAAAATTTAGCCTCGAGACAAAATTTAATTAAAGAGGTTCGACAATATATTGAAGTTGCCATTGACAGCTATGAAGATTGGTATCAATGTCTACCGATATATCCCAAGATTGAGGCCATCAAAAACTATAGTCAACGATTAACCGATGAAGAGCTTGAAAAAATGTTTAAAAAGCTTTCTCATATACCTGAAAAAGATAGGGAAACCATAGAAATTATTGTTAGAAGTTTGGTGAAAAAGATGTGGAGAAAACCTATACTTCAGTTGAAGGATGCGGGAGTGAAGGGTAAGGGAGAAGAAATGGCTTCCTTTGTAGATGAATTTTTAGGATTATAG
- a CDS encoding precorrin-2 dehydrogenase/sirohydrochlorin ferrochelatase family protein encodes MALYYPMMVEIKGKPCTVVGGGEVAERKVITLLEYGAVVTVISPKLTPALEKLAKDNKIVHKNKPYTTGDLDGSILAYGVTDDADINKRCKQEANQRQIFINVGDSRHLSDFILPASINRGSLTITISTEGKSPMLSRKIKEELESIYGEIYGDLLDILGAIRGKALREIPSIQDRKRLFHHLIYDVDYRKEDPFKIKEKLWDTYEAFKEGL; translated from the coding sequence ATGGCTTTATATTATCCAATGATGGTTGAAATCAAGGGAAAACCCTGTACTGTTGTGGGGGGCGGTGAGGTGGCAGAGCGGAAGGTGATAACGTTACTGGAGTATGGTGCTGTTGTGACGGTTATAAGCCCCAAGCTAACCCCTGCCTTGGAAAAACTAGCGAAGGACAATAAAATTGTCCATAAAAACAAGCCCTATACAACAGGGGATTTAGATGGAAGTATTTTAGCTTATGGGGTTACAGATGATGCTGATATTAATAAAAGGTGTAAACAGGAAGCAAATCAGCGACAGATTTTTATTAATGTTGGTGATTCTCGACACCTATCAGACTTTATCCTTCCTGCCTCCATCAACCGTGGAAGCTTAACAATAACTATATCCACTGAAGGGAAAAGCCCCATGCTTTCCCGAAAAATCAAAGAAGAACTGGAATCTATCTACGGAGAAATCTACGGAGACCTCCTAGATATATTAGGGGCTATAAGAGGGAAGGCCTTAAGGGAAATACCCTCCATCCAGGATAGGAAAAGGTTATTTCATCACCTAATATACGATGTTGACTATCGGAAAGAAGACCCTTTTAAAATCAAGGAAAAGCTATGGGACACTTATGAAGCTTTTAAAGAAGGGCTATAG
- a CDS encoding TVP38/TMEM64 family protein, whose product MKKRKMFKAIVAIFIIFIGIILLIKFRDHLFIQWNIERLQRGIEGLGIWGVLVFIGIAAIRPFLFFPNVVIFIVGGLIYGTFLGSIAALIGVMIAFSLSFWLGSKFQDLVKKIVGERYIIKLQSIQDKEIIRKLFVMRVTPGFPIDPISYGAGLVGISYEKFFVGSLLGITPKVILYTFLGDTINNVFSIQTIIVYVLLLLLAIVPTIFFKTEI is encoded by the coding sequence ATGAAGAAAAGAAAAATGTTTAAAGCTATAGTAGCAATTTTTATAATTTTTATAGGTATTATTTTATTAATTAAGTTTAGGGACCACCTATTTATACAATGGAATATAGAAAGACTTCAAAGGGGGATAGAAGGCCTTGGGATTTGGGGTGTATTGGTTTTTATAGGAATTGCTGCTATTCGGCCATTTCTCTTTTTCCCTAATGTTGTGATTTTTATCGTTGGAGGCTTAATTTATGGCACATTCCTAGGGAGTATCGCTGCATTGATAGGAGTAATGATTGCTTTTTCCTTAAGCTTTTGGCTAGGCAGCAAATTTCAGGACCTTGTTAAGAAAATTGTAGGAGAAAGGTACATCATCAAGCTCCAAAGCATACAAGATAAAGAAATTATAAGAAAGTTATTTGTCATGAGGGTTACCCCTGGATTTCCCATTGATCCCATTAGCTATGGAGCTGGATTAGTAGGAATATCCTACGAAAAATTTTTTGTAGGAAGCCTTCTAGGGATTACCCCCAAAGTCATTTTATATACCTTTTTAGGAGATACTATCAACAACGTTTTCTCCATACAGACTATAATTGTTTATGTCTTATTATTATTGCTAGCTATTGTCCCAACTATATTTTTTAAAACAGAAATCTAA
- the mltG gene encoding endolytic transglycosylase MltG has protein sequence MKKLFSLLLILTLLALGAYFYVPSYLSVASNENPVEITVAEGASLNAVAEHLYNKGVIKSRLWFKYQSRAEGIDRSIKPGTYTLHPNINLNEIFELLRKGVPEKPIVITIPEGFTLYQIANRVEIAGLGTKEEFIEATKKYFEEKEYSFDTAKLFYEMEGYLYPDTYYFSERQGVVDVVSTLAKTMESIFTEEYRVRAEELNLSLHEVLTIASLIEREAYHDEEKQRISGVIFNRLKKNMLLQIDATVIYGIGEGREHINRVLFVHLEDPSPFNTYRVKGLPPGPIAAPSKTSIHAVLYPEDHDYLYYVLGEGGHVFSKTYNEHLRNVAKYREMTNQN, from the coding sequence ATGAAAAAATTGTTTTCTTTATTACTTATACTAACATTACTTGCCCTTGGAGCTTATTTCTATGTACCCTCCTATTTATCTGTAGCCTCTAACGAAAACCCAGTAGAAATTACTGTGGCTGAAGGAGCTTCTTTAAATGCTGTAGCTGAACACCTTTATAATAAAGGTGTTATTAAAAGTAGACTTTGGTTTAAATATCAATCCCGCGCCGAAGGAATCGATAGGAGTATTAAACCCGGTACCTATACATTACATCCTAACATCAATTTAAATGAGATTTTTGAATTGCTACGAAAAGGTGTGCCAGAGAAGCCGATTGTTATAACCATACCGGAGGGCTTTACCCTTTATCAAATAGCCAACAGGGTTGAAATTGCAGGCTTAGGAACCAAGGAGGAATTTATAGAAGCTACAAAGAAATACTTTGAAGAAAAAGAGTATTCCTTTGATACAGCTAAGCTTTTCTATGAAATGGAGGGCTATCTCTATCCCGATACCTATTACTTTAGTGAAAGACAAGGTGTAGTAGATGTGGTTAGTACCTTAGCTAAGACGATGGAGAGTATTTTTACGGAGGAGTATAGGGTACGGGCAGAGGAGTTGAATTTATCCCTCCACGAGGTATTGACGATTGCTTCTTTAATTGAAAGGGAAGCCTATCATGATGAGGAGAAGCAAAGGATTAGTGGTGTTATTTTTAATAGGCTTAAGAAAAATATGCTGCTACAAATTGACGCCACCGTTATCTATGGTATCGGTGAAGGTCGAGAGCATATTAATCGGGTTCTTTTTGTCCATTTAGAGGATCCTTCCCCCTTCAATACCTATAGGGTTAAAGGATTGCCTCCAGGACCTATTGCAGCTCCCTCAAAAACATCTATTCATGCGGTCCTCTATCCCGAAGATCATGATTATTTGTATTATGTTTTAGGAGAAGGTGGACATGTCTTTAGCAAAACCTATAACGAACATTTGAGGAATGTTGCCAAATATCGTGAAATGACAAATCAAAATTAA
- a CDS encoding metal-sensing transcriptional repressor, with protein sequence MEKPNKKPSEQSSKVQKSILDRLSRIEGQIRGIKKMIEKGTYCDDVINQIEASRSALSSLELILLESHFKHCVARDLQQGKKGALEEAMITIKRLTDLEPSSQTEEPVLDGLSEAEEAIKKIKKMIEVGTYCDDVIGQIEACRTLLRNIELVLLEGHLKRCVAGQLRDGKEEVIQEVLKTIKKLIH encoded by the coding sequence ATGGAAAAACCAAATAAAAAGCCAAGTGAACAATCCTCTAAGGTACAAAAATCTATTCTAGATAGACTCAGTAGAATAGAAGGACAAATTAGAGGAATAAAAAAAATGATAGAAAAAGGAACCTACTGTGACGACGTCATTAACCAAATAGAAGCCTCTCGTTCTGCCCTAAGCTCTCTAGAACTTATTTTGCTGGAAAGTCACTTTAAGCATTGTGTTGCAAGGGACCTGCAGCAGGGGAAAAAGGGGGCGTTAGAGGAAGCAATGATAACTATTAAAAGGCTTACAGACCTAGAACCCTCGTCACAAACAGAGGAGCCTGTTCTTGATGGACTGAGTGAAGCTGAGGAGGCTATAAAAAAGATCAAAAAAATGATAGAAGTAGGAACCTACTGTGATGATGTTATAGGTCAAATAGAAGCGTGTAGGACCCTTTTAAGAAATATAGAACTTGTTTTACTGGAGGGGCATCTCAAAAGATGTGTTGCAGGTCAGCTTAGGGATGGAAAAGAAGAAGTGATACAGGAAGTACTAAAGACAATAAAAAAACTTATTCATTAG
- a CDS encoding sirohydrochlorin chelatase: MKRGLFVLAHGSKAKEADDILKEIIAMLEERNKEEFPLLGFGSLQISKPSFHEGIDELVNKGAEEIVIVPMFLFQGNHIKYDIPEELDQVKEKYPAIKFIMAKHIGADRRVAEIVKERGKEALALTF; the protein is encoded by the coding sequence ATGAAAAGAGGATTGTTTGTATTGGCCCATGGTAGTAAAGCAAAGGAAGCAGATGACATTTTAAAGGAAATTATAGCAATGTTAGAGGAGAGAAATAAGGAGGAGTTTCCTCTACTGGGTTTTGGCTCCCTACAGATTTCAAAACCAAGCTTTCATGAGGGAATAGATGAGTTAGTAAATAAAGGAGCAGAGGAGATTGTTATTGTTCCAATGTTCCTCTTTCAAGGAAATCATATTAAATATGATATTCCAGAAGAGTTAGACCAAGTAAAGGAAAAGTATCCAGCCATTAAATTTATTATGGCAAAGCATATAGGAGCCGATAGAAGAGTTGCAGAGATTGTTAAAGAAAGAGGTAAAGAGGCTTTGGCCCTTACATTCTAA